A stretch of DNA from Cellulomonas fengjieae:
AGGCCTTCCTGGTCACCGAGCTGGTGGCGGGCGACAACCTCGAGGAGCACGTGCGCGAGCGCGGGACGCTGGACACCGAGGAGCTCCTGGAGCTGGCCGAGGGGCTGCGCGACGCGCTCGTGGCGGTGCACGGCGCGGGGGTGGTGCACCGCGACCTCAAGCCGTCGAACGTCATCGTCGGCGACGACGGCCCGGTGCTGATCGACTTCGGCATCGCGCAGGCGGCCGACGACTCGCGCCTGACCGCCGAGGGCCTGGTGCTGGGGACCCCGGGGTACCTCGCCCCTGAGCTGCTCGACGGTGCCGAGCCGGACGCGGCGTCCGACTTCTGGGGCTGGGCCGCGATCCTGGCGTTCGCCGCCACGGGGCGCCCCCCGTTCGGCAGGCGCCCGCTGGAGGCGGTGCTGGCCCGGGCCCGGTCCGGGGAGGTGGATCTCGACGGGGTGGGGCCGCTCACGGCCGCGACGCTGCGGCGCGCGCTGGCCCCCGCCGTGGCCGAGCGCACGTCCCCGGACGACGTCATCGCCGCGCTGACGCTGGTGGTCGCGGAGGGTGAGCCGATCGCCGACGAGACCGACACCGCCGTGCTCGTCGCGGACACGACCGTGCTGGGAGCCGAGACCACCGTCCTGGACCCGGAGCCGTCGACCGCGGCGGTGGCGCCCGCCGGGCCGCGCGCCCCGCTGACCCCGCCCCTCGTCGTGGCGAACGACGGGCACACCCGCGCGTTCGATCCGCAGGCGGACGCCGTCGTCGGCACGGACGCCGACGACGGGTGGGACGACGACCCCGAGGGCGTCGACTGGATCGAGGACGACCTCGACGCGTCCGAGGAGCCCGAGCCCGAGGGGTCGGGGTATGTCCGCCCGCCCGCCCGGCGACGGTGGGGGACCCTGCTGGCCGCCGCCCTGGTGCTGGCTTCGGCGGGTGCGCTGTACCCGGGCGTCACGCTGCTCGTGTTCACGGTGCTCGTGGTGCTGGTGCGCGCGGTCGGCTCGACGGTCGAGGCGATGCACGGCCGCCGGGAGCGCTCGGGCGTCCGCCGCTCCGACCACGCCGTCGCCGTGGCCACCGGGCCGTGGCACCTGCTGCGCGCCCTGGTCGGCCTCGTGCCCTCGCTCGTGGTCGGCGCCAGCGTGGTCGTCATCGCGCTGGGCGTGTCCTGGTGGCTCATAGGTGACGGGCACTGGGTGGTCGGCGACTCGCCCTCGGGCCAGGCGCCGCAGGGGGTGACCGCCTCGATCCTCGTCGGGCTGATCGTCCTGCTGGGGGCGGCCGTCGTGTGGTGGGGACCGCTGTCGCTCATGACCAGGACCGGGGCCCGCCGCGTGCTGGCGGTCGTCGCTCCCGGGCGCACCGGTGCGCTCGTCGCCACCGTGCTGCTCCTGGCCGTGGCCGCGGTGCTCGTGGCACAGGTGCTCACGGGCTCCCCGATCACGTGGGCCCCCCTGCCCACGCCCGTGCTGCCCTGACGGGTGCGATCCGGCACCCCGTGCGCGCCCTGATCCCCAGGCCGGGCCCCTACGCTGGGCGGATGACCACCCGACGAGGACAGCACGGCGCCGCCGCGCGCCTGTCCCTCGTCGTCCCGCTCGTCCTGGCCGGGCTCGCCGCCGTGGTCGCCGGGCAGGGGCGGGTCCTGCTGCACGACTGCGTCAGCGCCGGGGGCGCTCTCGGCCCCCTGGGGCTGCGCCTCGCGGTGCTGCGCGACGCCGCGGACTGCCCCGAGGGCGCCTACGGCCTGGGCCCGATGTCGCAGGGCGCCGTCGTGCTGCTGAGCGTCGCGGTGCCGGTCGCCGCCCTCTACCTGGTGCTGACCGCGTGCGGCATCGGCCTCGGCGCGCTGCTCGTGCGTGCGGCGCGCCAGGTGCGCCTGCTGGTCGGCCGCGCCCTGCGCGGTGCGCTGCGCCCCGCGCGACCACTGCCGGTCGACACCCGTGTCCGCCTGGTGCCGCGGGCGTTCGTCGCGTCCTGGACCGAGCGGGTCCTCCTGGGCAGCATCGCGCGACGGGGTCCGCCGACGCCGGCCTGACCCCCGCCGCCCGCCCGACCCTCGTCCCACCAGGAGCACGCATGCCCACCAACGACCCACGTCCCACCAAGGCCGTCCGACGCGACGAGGCCCGCGCCAAGGCCGCGCTCATGCGCAAGGAGCAGGAGCGCAAGGCCAAGCGCAACCGGATCCTCGCGATCAGCGGTCTCGTCGTCGCCGTGGCCGCGCTCGTCGCCGTCGCCTTCACGATCGTCAACCAGAACAAGGCCAACCAGGTGGCCAACGCGGACGTCGTCTACGGCCAGGACGCCGAGAACGTCGTCGCGCCGGCCCTGGCCGACGTCACGTCGCCCGCCCCGGCCGACGAGCAGGGTGGCATCCCGGTCAGCGGCACCACCGCCGAGGACGTCGGGGTCGTCGGCGAGGGCGACGTCGACCTCACCGTCTACTTCGACTACATGTGCCCCTACTGCGGCGAGTTCGACGAGATCAACGCCGACGACATGGACGCGATGCTCGAGGAGGGCGGCGTGACCATCACGTACCACCCGGTCTCGATCCTCGACCGCCTCGCCGCGGGCAGCTCGTTCTCCACCCGCGCGGTCAACGCGACGGCCATCGTCGCGGACAAGTCCCCGGAGCACTTCACCGACTTCGTCAACGCGATGTTCGACGAGCAGCCGGAGGAGGGCACCTCGGGTCTGTCGGACGCCGAGATCGCGAAGATCGCGCAGGACGTCGGCGTCCCCGCCGAGGTCACCGACACCTTCACGGACACGGTCAGCGGCACGTTCGACACCGACTCCGAGCAGGGTGTCGAGGGCACGTGGCGGACGTTCGCACCGTGGTCGGCCGCGACCACCAACCAGGCCGGCACCGACATCCCGGAGTTCTCGACGCCGACGGTGCTGATCAACGGTCAGCCGTTCACGGGCTGGCAGCAGCCGGGTGCCCTCAAGCAGGCGGTCGACGCCGCCAGGTCCTGACCCTCGGACGACCGGGCGCCCCTCACCGGGGCGCCCGGTTATCCTGGGCGCGCCCGCCTCCTTAGCTCAGTCGGCCAGAGCACCTGTCTTGTAAACAGGGGGTCATCGGTTCGAATCCGATAGGGGGCTCCACGTCGGACGAGCGGTCCGCGGGTCAGTCGACCCGCACGTCCAGGCCCATCGCCTCCACCAGCGTGACTGCCTGCGGCAGCGTGATGATCGCGCCGGTCAGCGTCACGGTCGCCGGGTCGATGCCGGCCAGGTTGCTGCCGCGCAGGTCGCAGCCGGTCAGGTCCGCGCGCTCGAGCCACGCGCCGGACAGGTCGCAGTCGCGCAGGGTGCCACCGGCGGCGCGGACGCCCGTCAGGTCGGCCTCGCGCAGGCGGACCCCGGTGAACGTCGCGGTCTGCAGGTCCGCCTTCGACATCCCGCAGAAGGACCAGTTGCCGCCCTCGACCTTGGCGATGTCCCAGGTGCAGTCCTCGAACCTGGAGCCGATCAGCTTGCAGCGCTCGAAGCGCACGTCGAAGAACGTGCACCGGACGAACGTGCAGTTGATGAACGCGGCGTCCGTGTGCACGGAGGCGTTGAACCGCACGCCGCGGAGCACGCACTCCTCGAACACGGCGCCGACGCCGGACGACTCCGTGAGGTCCAGGTCGATCAGCTCGACGTTGCGGAGCTCCTGACCGGACAGGTCCCGGGCGTACCAGTCCTCGCCGCGGAGGGTCGAGGTGGTGCTCGGGACGGCGTTGCCGCCGCGCTGCTCTGCCATGCGTCGATCATGGTGCACGCCGACGCCCCGGGAGACCTTCCCCGGGGCGCCGGCGTCGGTGCTCAGCGGTTCGCGATGGTGATCGCGACCAGCTTCTGGGTCGTCTGCCCGTCGATGCCGACGGCGTCGATCTTGAGCGTGTAGGACCCGTTCGGGTAGTCCCGGGTGTCCAGCACGAGGGTGGGTCGCTTGCCGGCCTGGCTGCTGCCGGGTGCCTTGGTGTTGTCCGTGATCCAGGTGCCACCCTGGTTGAGCTCGATGTAGGTGTAGCGCGGCTCGGTGTCGAGCGTGACCTTGACCGTCTGGCGGCCGCGCAGGATCGCGCCCTCGGTCACGTTGACGTTCTGGATCACCGGTGCCGCGGGAGACGGCGCGGCCGGGTCGAGCCGGAGCGCGTCCCGGATGGTGAAGAACACGTCCGTCTGGTCGGTGAGGCCCACGACGTTGGCCGCCCGCGGGCCGTAGGCGGCGATGCGCACCTGGGACCCCGTGTGGTCCTGCGAGCCGCCGGCCTCGGAGGTCCCGTAGGCGACCGTCATCGGCTTGCCGTCGGCGGTGAGCAGGGTGCGCGTCAGGCCCGGGGTGGTCGTGTTCGGGTAGACGATCTGGCTGGAGTGCGCGTGGTCCGCCGTGACGATGACCAGCGTGTTGCCGTCCTTCTTCGCGAAGGCCAGGGCCGCCTGCACGGCCTCGTCGAGGTCGACGGTCTCGCCGATCTGCCCGCACGGGTTGGCGGCGTGGTCCTGCTTGTCGATGCTCGCGCCCTCGACCTGCAGGAAGAAGCCCTTGCGGTCTCCCGTGAGCAGGTCGATCGCCTTCGTCGTCATCGCGGCGAGCGTGGGGCTCGTCGCGACGTAGGCCGGGTTCGGCGTGCACGTGACCGCGGGCTCGGTGCCGCCCGTGCGGGTGGCGAGAGGGCCCACCCAGCGGGTGGCCATGTTCCCCGGTGCGAACAGGCCCAGCACCGGCGTGGACTGGTTCGCCTGGGTGACCGCGCTCAACCCCGCCGCGTCGGTGACCACCTGGTAGCCGCGGTCCTTGGCCTGCTGGAGGAGGGTCTTGCCGGCCCACGGACCGGCCACGGCCGACTCGTTGAACGACGTGGCGCCGCCGCCCAGCGTCACGTCGGCGCGGTTGCCGATGAGCTGCTCGGTGATCGAGCCGAGCCCGCCGTTCTGGAGCGCGTTCGCCGGGCACTTCGCGGTCGTCGACGACGGTGCGTAGCAGCCGCGGTCGGTGACGTGCGCGACCTGCACCGCGGGCGTCGCGTCCTGCAGCTCGGCCGTGCTCACGTTCCCCGTGCGCAGCCCGTTGGCCCGCGCGATCTCGAGCAGGGTCCGCTGCGGTGTCCCCGCGATGTCCACCGAGATCGCGCCGTTGTAGGTCTTGGTGCCGGTCGCCCACCCGGAGCCCGAGGCCGCGGAGTCGGTGACGTAGTCGGGCAGCCCGTCCGCCCTGTCCAACGCGTACGTCGTGTACTGCCCGGTCAGCGGCAGGGCGTCCAGACCGGCGAACCGGCCCGCCGCGCCGAGCGCGTAGTTGCGGGCGACCGTGATCTCCGAGTCGCCCATGCCGTCACCGATGAGCAGGATGACGTTCTTGGCGGCGCCCCCACGCAGCTGGTCCTTGACCGCCGCCGTCTGGTCTCCGGTGAGCCGACGTGCCTCGCCGTTCGCGGTCAGGCTGCCGGTGGCCGCCCAGGCCGTCCCGGCCCCCAGCAGCAACGCCGCCCCGACCACTGCCGCGCCGAGCGGGCGCAGTCCTCGTGTCCCCATCGTTGGTCCCTTCCGGTGTTCCCCCTGGCGACGAGGCGTCGCGGGACGAGTCGACCGGGTGAACGTGGACGGGAGGTGTGGTGCGCATGAGCGGCGGACGAACAGGAACGGTCAGCCGACGGGGCCGGTCTCCTCGAGGAGCCTGAGGGCGGCGGTCACCCGCGGATTGCGCTGGGGGTCGGCGTCGATCCCGAGCGTCGCGTACATCGCGTTGACGTGGTTCTGCACGGACTTCTCCGTGATGCCGAGGCGTTCGCCGATGCCCGCGTTCGACAGCCCGGAGGCCAGGAGCCGGAGCACCTCGTACTGGCGGTCCGTGAGGCGCGCGACGTCGGAGCCGGCCCGCGGCGTGACCCGCGCGAGGAGCTGCGGATCCAGGACGGTCTTGCCGACGGCGGCGGCGCGGACCGCGTTGACCAGCACCTCCTCGCTCGTCGAGGACGTCTTGGACAGGTAGCCCCAGCCGGCCGCGACGTCCGCGGGCAGGTCGAGGAGCAGGTCCATCGCATCGTGCGCGGACAGGAGCAGGATGCCGAGCTCGGGCATCTTGCGCCGCAGCGTGACGCCCAGGGCGATCCCGTTCCCGTCCGGCAGGTCGATGTCCATGATCACGCAGTCGACGGTGCCGGGCCGCAGCCGACGCGCAGCCTCGGCGGCCGTGCCGACGGCAGCGACCACCTGCAGCCCGGCGGTCCGGGACAGCGTGTGCTCGAGCATCGACCGGAACAGGGGCTGGTCCTCGACGACGGCGACGCGCAGCGGGGTGGTGCCGTTGTCAGTCATCGCGGCAAGTATCGTCGGCCGCTGTGCCCCGCGTCCCGCGCAGGGCCGGTACGCGTGTGACCCGTACGGGTGATATGGGCAACTGTCGACGGAGGGAGCGCGATGATCGTGTCTCCCGCCGACTCCGCGGCCGCGGTGGTCCGGCGCCGCACGGATGGTCGCCAGGACCGCATCACGCTCCTGCGGGCGACCGCGATCATCGCTGTCGGGTACGGCGCGGGCGCCGCTCTGCAGTCCACCTACGTGTACGCGACGCTCGTCCCCGAGTGGCTGGCGGTGCCCATCAGCGCCCGGCTCGGGGCGAACGCGGTCGCGGTCGTGGTGCTCGTCGGCGTGCTGGCCGTCCTCCAGGCGCACCGCACGCGGCCGTGGCCGTGGACGGCGCTGTGCATCGCCGCGGCGGCGGTGGTGGCCGGCATGGCCCGGTACCTGGCGCAGCTCGCCTTCGGTGTGTACGACGAGCCCAGTGCGGCGACCCGCGACGCGGAGGTGCTCAGTGGCTTCCTGCTGGGCGCGATCTCCGCCGGGCTCGGGATGTGGACGGTGGCCACGCGCCGGACCGCACGGGCGCGCACCCGGGCGGCGACGCGGGACGCCGTGCACGTCGAGCTCGCGCTCAAGGCCCTCGAGCAGGAGGAGATCCGCGTGCGGCGCGCGGTGGCCGAGGGCCTGCACGGCACGCTGCAGTCGAAGATGATCCTGATCGACGCGCGCCTCGGCGACGTCCTGAGCCGGGCCCAGGCGCTCGACGAGGGCGACGCCGAGTCGCTCGCGTGGGTGCGCCGCGAGCTCGACGAGGCCCGCGAGATCGACGTCCGCCAGATGAGCCGGCTGCTGTACCCGGAACGCGTGGAGCTCGGCCTGGTGCCCGCGCTGCGCGCGCTGCTCGGGCGCATCCCGGCCAGCGTGGCCACGCGGCTGACGGTGAGTGACGCCGTGCGGGCGATCGACGACCCGACGGACTCCGTCCTCACGCTCAGCGAGCGGCTCCTGGCGATCCGCGTGGTCGAGGAGGCCGTGACCAACGCCCTGAAGCACGGGCCGGCGTCGTCGATCACCGTGACCCTCGACGTGGCTCAGGACGTGCTGCACGTCAGCGTCCTGAACGACGGGGAGCTCTACGTGCCGGCCACCGCGGGTGCGCCGTCGGGCACGCAGCAGCTGAGCACGCGCCTGTCGTTCGTCGGCGGTCGCCTGGCGCTGACCCCCGGGCCCGAGAAGGGCGCGCGGCTCGAGGCCTGGCTCCCGCTGGGGGCGGGCGCGGAGTAGCGCGCAGGGCTGCGTCCGGCTTGACCGGAACGCCGCCTTTGACCGGGGTGAAAGAACCGGACATCCCGGGCCACCCGGGTGCTGCCACCCCCGGTGTTGGACGCGTGACCAACTCGGCGAGCCTACGTTCGCCACGACCGCCCACCGGCGCGTCACCGGTCGGCAGGTTCCGACCCGGCACTCATGTCGATCAGGAGATCTCCACCATGGCTTCCATCAAGTCGAAGAAGTCCCGCAAGGGCCTCGCCGTCGCGCTCGCCGTCCTCGGCGTCGCCGGCCTCTCGCTCGCGTCCGCGTCGCAGCTGTCGCTGAGCGGCACGCCCCAGCTCCAGGCCGGGGTGAACAACGTCGCCGGCTGCCAGACCACGCCGATCGCCGTCGCCTTCACCACGCCCACGATCGCGGGCGGCGAGTACAAGTCCACCTCGATCACGCTCAGCAGCTTCGACGCCGCCTGCACCACGGCCGGCGCGAAGTTCAAGGTCGCCCTGCTGGACACGAACGGCGCGGTCGTGCAGGAGACCGCCGCCGCGAACGTCGCCACCGGGGTTGCGACGATCGCGCTCACCACCGCGACGCCGAACACCATCGGCAAGGTCGCCGTCACGATCTTCAGCTGATCTCGACGGCCGATCGCGACACCGAGACCTCGTGACCGAGACGGGTCCGCCCGCCACACCCGACGCGCCGCTGGTGCGTCGGGTGTGGCGTGCTGCCGCCTCGGTCGTGATGTGGCTCGGCGTCGCGGCGGCCGCGTGGCTCCTCTGGCCGACGAACCTCGGCGGGTGCACCACGCTGACCATCGTCTCGGGTGAGTCGATGGAGCCGACGTACCAGACCGGCGACCTCGTGGTCACGCGCTGCGGGCAGCCCGCGGTCGGCGACGTGGTCCTCTACGAGCCGGTCGACCAGGGCGGCGGCCGCATCATCCACCGCCTGGTCGGCGGCGACGGCGAGAGCGGCTGGAAGGTGCAGGGCGACAACAACACCTGGGTCGACCCGTTCGTCCCGACCGACGCCGAGGTGCTGGGCATCGCCCGGCTGCACGTCCCGAGGCTCGGCATGGTGGCGACGATCCTCGCGACGCCGTTCGTGTGGGGCTCGCTCCTCGTCATCGCGC
This window harbors:
- a CDS encoding serine/threonine-protein kinase, yielding MERIGLTPGSEIGGYTVVAPLGSGGMGTVYRAVDGGGDAVALKLLHPHIGSDAAARDRLRREVHALQRLRHPGVAAILDAEADSTEAFLVTELVAGDNLEEHVRERGTLDTEELLELAEGLRDALVAVHGAGVVHRDLKPSNVIVGDDGPVLIDFGIAQAADDSRLTAEGLVLGTPGYLAPELLDGAEPDAASDFWGWAAILAFAATGRPPFGRRPLEAVLARARSGEVDLDGVGPLTAATLRRALAPAVAERTSPDDVIAALTLVVAEGEPIADETDTAVLVADTTVLGAETTVLDPEPSTAAVAPAGPRAPLTPPLVVANDGHTRAFDPQADAVVGTDADDGWDDDPEGVDWIEDDLDASEEPEPEGSGYVRPPARRRWGTLLAAALVLASAGALYPGVTLLVFTVLVVLVRAVGSTVEAMHGRRERSGVRRSDHAVAVATGPWHLLRALVGLVPSLVVGASVVVIALGVSWWLIGDGHWVVGDSPSGQAPQGVTASILVGLIVLLGAAVVWWGPLSLMTRTGARRVLAVVAPGRTGALVATVLLLAVAAVLVAQVLTGSPITWAPLPTPVLP
- a CDS encoding DsbA family protein → MPTNDPRPTKAVRRDEARAKAALMRKEQERKAKRNRILAISGLVVAVAALVAVAFTIVNQNKANQVANADVVYGQDAENVVAPALADVTSPAPADEQGGIPVSGTTAEDVGVVGEGDVDLTVYFDYMCPYCGEFDEINADDMDAMLEEGGVTITYHPVSILDRLAAGSSFSTRAVNATAIVADKSPEHFTDFVNAMFDEQPEEGTSGLSDAEIAKIAQDVGVPAEVTDTFTDTVSGTFDTDSEQGVEGTWRTFAPWSAATTNQAGTDIPEFSTPTVLINGQPFTGWQQPGALKQAVDAARS
- a CDS encoding pentapeptide repeat-containing protein translates to MAEQRGGNAVPSTTSTLRGEDWYARDLSGQELRNVELIDLDLTESSGVGAVFEECVLRGVRFNASVHTDAAFINCTFVRCTFFDVRFERCKLIGSRFEDCTWDIAKVEGGNWSFCGMSKADLQTATFTGVRLREADLTGVRAAGGTLRDCDLSGAWLERADLTGCDLRGSNLAGIDPATVTLTGAIITLPQAVTLVEAMGLDVRVD
- the phoA gene encoding alkaline phosphatase, with translation MGTRGLRPLGAAVVGAALLLGAGTAWAATGSLTANGEARRLTGDQTAAVKDQLRGGAAKNVILLIGDGMGDSEITVARNYALGAAGRFAGLDALPLTGQYTTYALDRADGLPDYVTDSAASGSGWATGTKTYNGAISVDIAGTPQRTLLEIARANGLRTGNVSTAELQDATPAVQVAHVTDRGCYAPSSTTAKCPANALQNGGLGSITEQLIGNRADVTLGGGATSFNESAVAGPWAGKTLLQQAKDRGYQVVTDAAGLSAVTQANQSTPVLGLFAPGNMATRWVGPLATRTGGTEPAVTCTPNPAYVATSPTLAAMTTKAIDLLTGDRKGFFLQVEGASIDKQDHAANPCGQIGETVDLDEAVQAALAFAKKDGNTLVIVTADHAHSSQIVYPNTTTPGLTRTLLTADGKPMTVAYGTSEAGGSQDHTGSQVRIAAYGPRAANVVGLTDQTDVFFTIRDALRLDPAAPSPAAPVIQNVNVTEGAILRGRQTVKVTLDTEPRYTYIELNQGGTWITDNTKAPGSSQAGKRPTLVLDTRDYPNGSYTLKIDAVGIDGQTTQKLVAITIANR
- a CDS encoding response regulator, with the protein product MTDNGTTPLRVAVVEDQPLFRSMLEHTLSRTAGLQVVAAVGTAAEAARRLRPGTVDCVIMDIDLPDGNGIALGVTLRRKMPELGILLLSAHDAMDLLLDLPADVAAGWGYLSKTSSTSEEVLVNAVRAAAVGKTVLDPQLLARVTPRAGSDVARLTDRQYEVLRLLASGLSNAGIGERLGITEKSVQNHVNAMYATLGIDADPQRNPRVTAALRLLEETGPVG
- a CDS encoding sensor histidine kinase, with the translated sequence MIVSPADSAAAVVRRRTDGRQDRITLLRATAIIAVGYGAGAALQSTYVYATLVPEWLAVPISARLGANAVAVVVLVGVLAVLQAHRTRPWPWTALCIAAAAVVAGMARYLAQLAFGVYDEPSAATRDAEVLSGFLLGAISAGLGMWTVATRRTARARTRAATRDAVHVELALKALEQEEIRVRRAVAEGLHGTLQSKMILIDARLGDVLSRAQALDEGDAESLAWVRRELDEAREIDVRQMSRLLYPERVELGLVPALRALLGRIPASVATRLTVSDAVRAIDDPTDSVLTLSERLLAIRVVEEAVTNALKHGPASSITVTLDVAQDVLHVSVLNDGELYVPATAGAPSGTQQLSTRLSFVGGRLALTPGPEKGARLEAWLPLGAGAE
- a CDS encoding S24/S26 family peptidase is translated as MTETGPPATPDAPLVRRVWRAAASVVMWLGVAAAAWLLWPTNLGGCTTLTIVSGESMEPTYQTGDLVVTRCGQPAVGDVVLYEPVDQGGGRIIHRLVGGDGESGWKVQGDNNTWVDPFVPTDAEVLGIARLHVPRLGMVATILATPFVWGSLLVIALAVLVWPRGEDDEEPAEDGASDEPSDEASDEASVDPEAAADREPAADPAYPAAPARADPALATAGRLP